A window from Lagopus muta isolate bLagMut1 chromosome 5, bLagMut1 primary, whole genome shotgun sequence encodes these proteins:
- the LOC125693893 gene encoding CARD- and ANK-domain containing inflammasome adapter protein-like has protein sequence MLNNSSVLFFLIKVSMHSTSLFTNPYAIEVLRTKREELIEGINDPDHLLSCLIDNGIFSPEKRMVMSFYRTRTEKNSRVLDILVSQGERACRLFFYPCLKQVEPKLYNKMRKYVSEVNESIRDARRQLIGYLLERDKVWFEKSCEQYQEERESPRRKRHEGATKKKGKETQLSGAAKPRKRHSDIGIFDAAAKGYISELEKTLKDNDINALNSSNETLLHVAASQGHLSIMEYLISKGAQVDVMDQKGSTPLHRAAEKGHGDAAKVLLCCGAHMYSLDKEGKTPLHLAAQNDHSHIVKMFLREEARSSGNRHHFLHMAALKDESSLAKMLLKCGASTDGKDERGQTALSYAVSQGFENTAKALLEAGASVDSSVAERAFNSNHPSIFKTLLEYSKDLPSDIMESALFKAVQKNLHGIVAALADRGTDVNAYNEMQYTPLLLACEMGKAECAEVLIEKGANLGIKTPASDTALHLAVRAGAASITNLLLHKGMEANVTNQTDETPLHTAALHNNGALVGPLVSAGAKINAVTKEFVTPLHTASQRGNADVAKQLLHHKANVNAKDKQSKSPLHFACERGDKTMVEMLLNANADPNAQDKEKKTPLHAAALRGHLSIVQVLLARKGRLGVKDMDGCTPLHYAAIRGNTEVVKILLTSTKNKNIDDRNIWRKTALHIAAEYGHSDLINLLLSYGAAINALDSNKDTPLHCACKAGHLNAVNSLINWSEGEKANLLAANSLKKTPLQVAECNKTKNQAHIVTLLKKKMLMAK, from the coding sequence ATGTTAAACAATAGTTCCGTTCTCTTCTTCCTTATCAAGGTGAGCATGCATTCCACCAGCCTATTTACCAATCCATATGCAATAGAAGTCCTAAGAACCAAAAGAGAAGAGCTAATAGAAGGCATTAATGACCCTGACCACCTTCTGAGCTGCCTCATAGACAAtggcattttttccccagaaaaaaGGATGGTTATGAGTTTCTACAGGACACGAACAGAAAAGAACTCTCGAGTTTTAGACATCCTGGTTTCTCAAGGTGAACGAGCCTGCAGGCTCTTTTTCTATCCATGTTTAAAGCAAGTGGAGCCAAAACTTTATAACAAGATGAGAAAATATGTCAGTGAAGTAAACGAAAGCATCAGAGATGCCAGAAGACAACTGATAGGATACTTACTTGAAAGGGACAAAGTTTGGTTTGAAAAGAGCTGTGAACAGTaccaagaagaaagagaaagtcCTCGAAGAAAAAGACACGAAGGGGCTactaagaagaaaggaaaagaaactcaGCTTTCAGGAGCAGCAAAACCTAGAAAACGTCATTCTGATATTGGCATCTTTGACGCAGCTGCCAAGGGTTATATTTCAGAGTTAGAGAAAACCCTGAAAGATAATGATATTAATGCACTGAACTCTTCAAATGAAACCCTTCTGCACGTTGCAGCCTCTCAGGGGCACCTAAGCATAATGGAATATTTGATCAGCAAAGGTGCTCAGGTAGATGTGATGGACCAGAAAGGGAGCACAcctctgcacagggctgctgagaaAGGCCATGGTGATGCAGCCAAAGTGCTTCTCTGCTGCGGGGCTCACATGTACAGTTTGGATAAAGAAGGCAAGACACCACTTCATCTGGCTGCACAGAATGACCACAGTCACATAGTGAAGATGTTCCTGAGAGAAGAAGCAAGAAGCAGTGGGAACAGACATCACTTTTTGCACATGGCAGCTCTTAAAGATGAAAGCAGTCTggcaaaaatgcttttaaagtgtGGTGCCTCCACTGATGGGAAGGATGAGAGAGGACAGACAGCTCTCAGTTATGCTGTTTCTCAGGGCtttgaaaacactgcaaaagcaCTGCTGGAAGCTGGAGCCAGTGTTGATTCCAGTGTGGCCGAAAGAGCCTTCAACAGCAACCACCCATCCATCTTCAAAACACTGCTAGAATATTCTAAAGATTTGCCATCGGACATAATGGAGTCAGCTCTTTTTAAAGCTGTACAGAAAAATTTGCATGGTATTGTAGCAGCTTTAGCTGACAGAGGTACAGATGTAAATGCCTACAATGAAATGCAGTACACTCCTTTACTCCTGGCGTGTGAAATGGGCAAGGCTGAATGTGCAGAAGTTCTAATCGAAAAAGGAGCAAACTTGGGAATAAAAACCCCTGCTTCAGACACAGCTTTGCACCTGGCAGTTCGGGCTGGGGCTGCCTCCATCACCAACCTGCTCCTGCACAAAGGGATGGAAGCCAATGTGACCAATCAGACCGATGAAACCCCACTCCATactgctgcactgcacaacAACGGAGCATTGGTCGGCCCGTTAGTCAGCGCAGGGGCCAAAATTAATGCTGTCACTAAAGAGTTTGTTACTCCCTTGCATACTGCAAGTCAAAGAGGCAATGCTGATGTTGCCAAACAGCTGTTGCACCACAAAGCCAATGTTAATGCGAAAGATAAGCAGTCAAAATCACCTTTACATTTTGCTTGTGAAAGGGGAGATAAAACAATGGTGGAGATGCTTCTGAATGCTAATGCTGACCCCAATGCacaagacaaggagaaaaaaacacctctgcACGCTGCAGCTCTGCGAGGCCATCTCAGTATTGTTCAAGTTCTGCTAGCTAGAAAAGGAAGACTTGGAGTTAAGGACATGGATGGATGTACTCCCCTGCACTATGCAGCCATCAGAGGAAACACAGAAGTTGTAAAAATTCTTTTGACATCAAcgaaaaataagaatattgaTGATAGAAACATTTGGAGAAAGACTGCGTTGCATATTGCAGCAGAATATGGGCACAGCGACTTGATAAACTTATTGCTGAGTTATGGAGCAGCCATTAACGCCTTAGACAGCAATAAGGACACGCCATTGCACTGTGCTTGCAAGGCTGGTCACTTAAATGCTGTAAATTCCCTCATAAACTggtcagaaggagaaaaagccaaTTTGCTAGCAGCTAATAGCCTCAAAAAGACCCCATTGCAAGTAGCAGAatgtaacaaaacaaagaatcaGGCTCACATTGTCACcctcctgaaaaagaaaatgttgatggcaaaataa